In Helianthus annuus cultivar XRQ/B chromosome 8, HanXRQr2.0-SUNRISE, whole genome shotgun sequence, a single genomic region encodes these proteins:
- the LOC110941880 gene encoding monoacylglycerol lipase, translating into MICLGIKEFFIVNNNNNFNNNNNNRRVKSSNPIFQSKKTPSSSSSSRVYCCSNKSFFAIWMAKSEAAGEIMLTSGASGRVTALLSVHVLKSFLMLVNAFFLLLFFPFRGRRRCHSPPPEKGVKEETGGGVNNRPMMRVPATIVPWKSSVSAAAVVVDHDVAARRALAIRKVTDGGEYSRRDYSLFVTPRGETMFTQSWTPVSVKTRALVVLLHGLNEHSGRYDEFAKQLNTHGYKVYGMDWVGHGGSDGLHAYVHSLDDAIIDTKAFILHVLAENPGLPCFCFGHSTGGAIILKAALDPKVEKSIAGVVLTSPAVGVQPSHPIFLVLAPVFSFLLPKFQFSAANKKGAIVSRDPAALVAKYSDPLVYTGSIRVRTGHEILKITSYLQQNTRKLKVPFFVLHGAADTVTDPDASLKLYKEASSEDKSIKLIPGCLHDLLFEPEREEIKRDIIEWLDNRV; encoded by the exons ATGATCTGTCTGGGAATCAAAGAATTCTTCAtcgttaataataataataattttaataataataataataatcggAGGGTGAAATCGTCAAACCCTATATTTCAATCCAAGAAAACcccatcatcatcgtcatcatcgcGTGTATATTGTTGTTCAAATAAAAGTTTTTTTGCAATTTGGATGGCGAAAAGTGAGGCCGCCGGAGAAATAATGCTAACATCCGGAGCAAGTGGGCGCGTAACAGCGCTCCTCTCCGTGCACGTGTTGAAGAGCTTCTTGATGCTCGTTAACGCATTCTTTCTGTTGCTATTTTTCCCATTTCGGGGACGGAGGCGATGCCATTCTCCGCCGCCGGAGAAGGGTGTGAAGGAGGAGACTGGTGGTGGTGTTAATAATCGACCGATGATGAGAGTGCCGGCGACGATTGTTCCGTGGAAGAGTAGCGTGTCGGCTGCTGCGGTGGTGGTGGACCATGATGTGGCGGCGCGTAGGGCGCTTGCGATTCGGAAAGTGACGGACGGTGGGGAGTATTCCCGGCGGGATTATTCGCTTTTTGTGACGCCTAGAGGGGAGACCATGTTTACCCAATCGTGGACCCCAGTTTCGGTTAAAACTAG GGCGCTGGTGGTATTATTGCACGGACTCAATGAACACAG TGGCAGGTATGATGAATTTGCAAAGCAGCTGAACACACATGGATATAAAGTTTACGGAATGGATTGGGTTG GACATGGTGGTAGTGATGGGCTTCATGCGTATGTGCACTCTCTTGATGATGCTATCATTGATACG AAAGCATTTATACTGCACGTGTTGGCTGAAAATCCAGGGCTTCCCTGTTTTTGCTTTGGGCACTCTACCGGTGGAGCCATCATTCTTAAG GCTGCACTTGACCCGAAAGTCGAAAAGTCAATAGCTGGTGTTGTGTTGACATCCCCTGCAGTTGGAGTCCAGCCATCTCATCCAATCTTTTTG GTACTTGCACCAGTTTTCTCCTTCTTGTTGCCAAAGTTCCAATTCAGTGCTGCAAACAAGAAGGGTGCCATAGTTTCTCGCGATCCAGCAGCGCTAGTCGCTAAATACTCCGATCCATTGGTTTACACAGGATCAATCAGGGTCAGAACTGGTCACGAGATTCTAAAGATCACATCTTATTTGCAGCAAAACACCCGCAAACTAAAAGTACCGTTTTTTGTTCTTCATGGGGCAGCCGACACCGTGACCGACCCAGATGCATCTTTGAAGCTATACAAAGAAGCGTCATCAGAAGACAAAAGCATTAAGCTAATCCCGGGGTGTCTGCATGATTTGCTGTTTGAACCTGAGCGGGAAGAGATTAAGCGGGATATTATAGAGTGGTTAGATAACAGAGTGTGA
- the LOC110939391 gene encoding glycine-rich domain-containing protein 2, giving the protein MENYEDLEWVEAQKIVISTDLVTATKRLLKFLKAVHDNGKLYNGCVLERAVFRYKYCWLPLLAKYTSRSKISEWRLVVPLDCEWIWHCHRLNPVRYMSDCKELFGIILDPCGVVISSVEGSCKKETEALWNAMYPEEPYVLDFDDCFPNDTQNRLASSLSTKYDLVSAVERQSSFYYQVSRSFMKDDIFLEGAVERYKGFLHMIRRNIETKSNNFCVPTYDIDLMWHTHQLHPLSYCNDTMCLLGNVLDHDDTDSDRTKGHKLDSGFSKTTKQWNEMFLSRYWRAGAMYMPPVQSQKRCIKPSQLFEIMSTEIMVEVIEIRSLSTKHKGNFVLSIAKKQHDMLFKDKQRLSICADSKETQAILFQCEPKGVLLFDLDLDCSSKSLGTCSISLSALDSKLVTPIWLEFETDMSLPITLGIIISRSPMHHVVMRSEHKDNGPGIIGSVWMTTGGACSGSGGCGGGCGGGGGGGGGCRASCGGCRSSCGGMRGGME; this is encoded by the exons ATGGAGAACTACGAAGATCTAGAATGGGTTGAGGCTCAAAAGATTGTCATATCAACGGACCTCGTTACTGCAACGAAGAGACTTTTAAAGTTTCTCAAAGCCGTTCATGACAATGGGAAATTATACAACGGATGTGTACTAGAACGAGCTGTTTTCAG GTACAAATACTGTTGGCTTCCTTTACTAGCAAAATATACTAGCCGGTCTAAGATTAGTGAATGGCGGTTGGTGGTGCCACTCGACTGTGAATGGATTTGGCATTGCCATAGGCTTAATCCG GTTCGGTACATGTCTGATTGTAAGGAACTCTTTGGCATAATCCTAGATCCTTGTGGTGTGGTTATATCATCAGTTGAGGGGTCTTGCAAGAAAGAAACCGAAGCGTTATGGAACGCTATGTATCCAGAAGAACCCTATGTACTTGACTTCGATGACTGCTTTCCCAACGATACTCAAAACAGGTTGGCGAGCTCACTAAGCACCAAATACGATCTAGTTTCTGCAGTCGAAAGACAAAGTTCATTCTATTACCAG GTATCGAGATCGTTTATGAAAGACGATATCTTTCTTGAGGGGGCAGTTGAGAGATATAAGGGATTTCTACATATGATTAGGAGGAACATAGAGACGAAATCAAACAACTTTTGTGTTCCAACTTATGATATCGACCTAATGTGGCACACTCATCAACTGCATCCACTTTCTTATTGCAACGATACAATGTGCCTACTAGGAAATGTTCTCGACCATGATGACACAGACTCTGATCGAACCAAGGGTCACAAACTTGACAGCGGGTTCAGTAAGACTACAAAGCAGTGGAATGAGATGTTTTTGTCGAGGTATTGGAGGGCCGGAGCCATGTACATGCCTCCGGTCCAAAGTCAAAAACGTTGCATTAAACCAAGCCAATTATTCGAGATCATGTCCACAGAG ATTATGGTGGAGGTGATAGAGATAAGGAGCTTATCAACCAAACACAAAGGCAACTTTGTTCTTTCAATTGCTAAGAAACAACATGACATGCTATTTAAGGATAAGCAACGTTTAAGCATTTGCGCCGATAGCAAAGAAACACAAGCTATTCTGTTCCAGTGTGAACCAAAGGGTGTTTTGCTCTTTGATCTCGATCTCGATTGTTCTTCGAAATCATTAGGAACTTGCTCGATATCATTATCCGCATTGGACTCAAAACTCGTCACTCCAATTTGGTTAGAGTTTGAAACAG ATATGTCTTTGCCTATTACTTTGGGTATTATTATCTCAAGGAGTCCAATGCACCATGTGGTTATGAGGTCTGAACACAAGGATAATGGCCCGGGTATCATTGGAAGTGTATGGATGACGACGGGTGGGGCGTGTAGTGGTAGTGGAGGTTGTGGCGGCGgatgtggaggtggtggtggtggtggtggcggatgtCGTGCGAGTTGCGGAGGATGTCGTTCTAGCTGTGGTG GAATGAGAGGGGGAATGGAATga